One genomic window of Gossypium hirsutum isolate 1008001.06 chromosome D11, Gossypium_hirsutum_v2.1, whole genome shotgun sequence includes the following:
- the LOC107941400 gene encoding UPF0603 protein At1g54780, chloroplastic — METILSSHSLHPILNPKASISKNLLLPSQQPRPASLFLSKPITCTPKKPTSQSVKPSLAEPRNWFVHAQQGLAALAISLALNFSPVLYTGNAIASEFDVINEGPPKESYVVDDANVLSRVTKSDLKRLLSDLESRKNFHINFITVRKLTSKADAFEYADQVLERWYPTLEEGSNKGIVVLVTSQKEGAVTGGPAFVQAVGENILDATVTENLPVLATEEKYNEAVYSSAKRLVAAIDGLPDPGGPQVKDNKRESNFKSREETEEKRGQFSLVVGGLLVIAFVVPMAQYYAYVSKK; from the exons ATGGAAACAATTCTTTCTTCTCACTCCCTTCATCCAATCTTGAATCCCAAAGCATCCATTTCCAAGAACCTTTTGTTACCTTCACAGCAACCAAGACCAGCCTCTCTCTTTCTCTCAAAACCCATTACTTGTACCCCCAAGAAACCCACTTCCCAATCAGTAAAGCCATCTTTGGCAGAGCCCAGAAATTGGTTTGTTCATGCACAGCAAGGGCTAGCAGCATTAGCTATCTCTTTGGCACTCAATTTTTCTCCAGTTCTATACACTGGCAATGCAATTGCATCGGAGTTTGATGTGATAAATGAGGGACCACCAAAGGAATCTTATGTAGTTGATGATGCTAATGTGCTTAGTCGAGTGACAAAATCTGATTTGAAGCGCCTTTTGTCTGATTTGGAGTCAAGGAAGAACTTCCACATCAATTTTATTACTGTTAGAAAACTCACT AGCAAAGCTGATGCTTTTGAGTATGCTGACCAAGTTCTGGAGCGTTGGTATCCTACACTTGAAGAGGGTAGCAATAAAGGGATTGTTGTGCTTGTCACGAGCCAAAAAGAAGGGGCAGTCACTGGTGGACCTGCATTCGTACAAGCTGTCGGAGAAAATATTCTCGATGCTACTGTAACTGAGAACCTTCCTG TTTTGGCTACGGAAGAAAAGTACAATGAAGCGGTTTATAGCAGTGCCAAAAGGCTAGTTGCTGCCATTGATGGACTGCCAGATCCTGGTGGCCCCCAGGTTAAGGACAACAAGCGGGAATCGAATTTTAAATCCAGGGAAGAGACCGAAGAGAAAAGAGGACAATTCAGTCTTGTAGTTGGAGGTTTGTTGGTGATTGCTTTTGTTGTTCCTATGGCACAATACTATGCCTATGTCTCCAAGAAGTAA
- the LOC107941399 gene encoding GDSL esterase/lipase At1g54790 isoform X1 — MANTNTFLLQITTLFCLLFPVANSVVFNYPAVFNFGDSNSDTGELVAALGDILDLPNGQTYFKTPSGRFCDGRLTIDFLMDAMDLPFLNAYLDSIGLPSFHKGCNFAAAGSTIQPATAQSVSPFSFGVQVAQFVRFKARVLELLAKGKRLGKYLPAQDYFQKALYMFDIGQNDLAGAFYSKTLDQVLASIPTILIEFETGIKALYDQGARNFWIHNTGPLGCLAQNVAKFGTDASSLDEQGCVRKHNQAAKIFNLQLHALTKKLQGLYTDSNFTYVDIYTIKSNLIANYSKLGFEQPIMACCGFGGPPLNYDSRISCGKTKVINGATVTAKACNDSSEYVNWDGIHYSEAANQYVSSQILTGKYSDPPFSDKMPFLLSLKF; from the exons ATGGCTAACACCAACACCTTCCTTCTCCAAATTACAACACTGTTTTGCCTGTTGTTTCCCGTAGCAAACTCAGTTGTTTTCAATTACCCTGCTGTTTTCAACTTTGGTGATTCAAACTCAGACACAGGTGAACTTGTTGCAGCATTGGGAGATATCCTGGATCTTCCTAATGGTCAAACTTATTTCAAGACTCCTTCTGGCAGATTTTGTGATGGTCGCCTCACCATTGATTTCCTAA TGGATGCAATGGATCTGCCATTTTTAAATGCTTACCTGGATTCAATTGGCCTACCAAGTTTCCACAAAGGGTGCAATTTTGCAGCTGCAGGCTCAACCATCCAACCAGCTACTGCACAAAGTGTCAGTCCATTTTCATTTGGTGTTCAAGTGGCTCAGTTTGTAAGGTTCAAAGCTCGGGTTCTTGAATTGCTAGCCAAAG GTAAAAGACTTGGTAAGTACCTTCCAGCACAAGATTATTTTCAGAAGGCGCTTTACATGTTCGATATAGGCCAGAATGATCTTGCTGGTGCCTTTTATTCTAAAACTTTGGATCAAGTACTTGCCTCAATTCCCACAATCTTGATAGAATTTGAAACTGGAATAAAG GCATTATATGATCAAGGGGCAAGGAACTTTTGGATACATAACACAGGACCTCTTGGATGCTTAGCTCAAAATGTCGCCAAATTCGGAACTGATGCATCTAGCCTTGATGAGCAAGGGTGTGTTAGAAAGCATAACCAAGCTGCCAAAATCTTCAATCTGCAGCTTCATGCCCTTACTAAAAAATTGCAGGGCCTGTATACAGATTCGAATTTTACATACGTTGACATCTACACGATAAAATCGAACCTTATAGCAAATTATTCTAAACTTG GATTTGAGCAGCCTATAATGGCTTGCTGTGGATTTGGTGGTCCACCTTTGAATTACGACAGCCGAATCTCATGCGGGAAAACTAAAGTCATTAACGGAGCCACAGTTACGGCCAAAGCATGCAATGATAGTTCTGAATATGTTAACTGGGATGGAATTCATTATTCAGAGGCTGCGAATCAGTATGTTTCATCTCAAATACTCACCGGAAAATACTCCGATCCACCCTTTTCAGACAAAATGCCATTCCTTCTCAGTCTCAAGTTCTGA
- the LOC107941399 gene encoding GDSL esterase/lipase At1g54790 isoform X2, producing the protein MASKPYILLVFIFLPFANSIHFKFPSIFNFGDSNSDTGELISAGIESLEPPHGQIYFQTPSGRYCDGRLIIDFLMDAMDLPFLNAYLDSIGLPSFHKGCNFAAAGSTIQPATAQSVSPFSFGVQVAQFVRFKARVLELLAKGKRLGKYLPAQDYFQKALYMFDIGQNDLAGAFYSKTLDQVLASIPTILIEFETGIKALYDQGARNFWIHNTGPLGCLAQNVAKFGTDASSLDEQGCVRKHNQAAKIFNLQLHALTKKLQGLYTDSNFTYVDIYTIKSNLIANYSKLGFEQPIMACCGFGGPPLNYDSRISCGKTKVINGATVTAKACNDSSEYVNWDGIHYSEAANQYVSSQILTGKYSDPPFSDKMPFLLSLKF; encoded by the exons ATGGCTTCCAAGCCTTACATTCTCTTGGTGTTCATCTTCTTGCCTTTTGCCAATTCCATTCACTTCAAATTCCCTTCTATTTTCAACTTTGGAGATTCTAATTCTGATACTGGTGAGCTTATTTCAGCCGGTATTGAGAGCCTTGAGCCACCTCATGGTCAAATTTACTTTCAAACACCCTCTGGGAGATATTGTGATGGCCGTCTAATCATTGATTTTCTCA TGGATGCAATGGATCTGCCATTTTTAAATGCTTACCTGGATTCAATTGGCCTACCAAGTTTCCACAAAGGGTGCAATTTTGCAGCTGCAGGCTCAACCATCCAACCAGCTACTGCACAAAGTGTCAGTCCATTTTCATTTGGTGTTCAAGTGGCTCAGTTTGTAAGGTTCAAAGCTCGGGTTCTTGAATTGCTAGCCAAAG GTAAAAGACTTGGTAAGTACCTTCCAGCACAAGATTATTTTCAGAAGGCGCTTTACATGTTCGATATAGGCCAGAATGATCTTGCTGGTGCCTTTTATTCTAAAACTTTGGATCAAGTACTTGCCTCAATTCCCACAATCTTGATAGAATTTGAAACTGGAATAAAG GCATTATATGATCAAGGGGCAAGGAACTTTTGGATACATAACACAGGACCTCTTGGATGCTTAGCTCAAAATGTCGCCAAATTCGGAACTGATGCATCTAGCCTTGATGAGCAAGGGTGTGTTAGAAAGCATAACCAAGCTGCCAAAATCTTCAATCTGCAGCTTCATGCCCTTACTAAAAAATTGCAGGGCCTGTATACAGATTCGAATTTTACATACGTTGACATCTACACGATAAAATCGAACCTTATAGCAAATTATTCTAAACTTG GATTTGAGCAGCCTATAATGGCTTGCTGTGGATTTGGTGGTCCACCTTTGAATTACGACAGCCGAATCTCATGCGGGAAAACTAAAGTCATTAACGGAGCCACAGTTACGGCCAAAGCATGCAATGATAGTTCTGAATATGTTAACTGGGATGGAATTCATTATTCAGAGGCTGCGAATCAGTATGTTTCATCTCAAATACTCACCGGAAAATACTCCGATCCACCCTTTTCAGACAAAATGCCATTCCTTCTCAGTCTCAAGTTCTGA